A genome region from Labrus mixtus chromosome 9, fLabMix1.1, whole genome shotgun sequence includes the following:
- the zgc:162608 gene encoding uncharacterized protein zgc:162608: MGKTLMYFPPQKKMKMYLQVVTLALSCLTTSAYPIQHNTREATWTDPRANQAHYKTEITKSEEIIYKSHIDSSSLYNQDDESKSPVAEEMQQKLNVESERLRTRLRQELAELHKRLSPSPAHHSSTLASMRERLAPLTQQLQSSLSSNTQDLCGQLSLYLQGLETAEAAGESEASQAFYQEAFSWMSQRLEHSSSKLADIITDFQTNAVRVLEHLKEEKSDLGPEMSSRLAQEVSSLRTETQSRVGTLKTELAALLETAIPHKSEVAASLELFCQNAALQGQVFQARMAKLFLGLEEELDVHRAASLSPSSSSSIQQGSFLQEDFSVKLSALIQDILHSV; encoded by the exons ATGGGCAAAACTCTGATGTATTTCCctccacagaaaaaaatgaaaatgtatctaCAAGTTGTGACCCTTGCCTTGTCATGCTTGACAACTTCAG CATACCCCATTCAACATAACACCAGAGAGGCAACCTGGACTGATCCAAGAGCCAATCAGGCTCATTACAAGACCGAAATCACTAAGAGTGAAGA AATCATCTACAAGAGCCACATAgacagcagcagcctctacaACCAAGATGATGAGAGCAAAAGCCCTGTCGCAGAAGAGATGCAACAAAAACTCAATGTGGAGTCTGAACGTCTGCGCACCCGTCTGCGCCAAGAGCTGGCCGAGCTGCACAAGAGACTGTCTCCATCTCCGGCTCATCACAGCTCCACTCTGGCCAGCATGAGGGAGCGCCTGGCCCCTCTCACTCAGCAGCTCCAGAGCTCCCTGAGCAGCAACACCCAAGATCTGTGTGGCCAGCTGAGCCTCTACCTGCAGGGCCTGGAGACAGCCGAGGCAGCCGGTGAAAGTGAGGCCAGTCAGGCTTTCTACCAGGAAGCCTTCAGCTGGATGAGCCAAAGGCTGGAGCACAGCAGCTCCAAGCTGGCTGACATCATTACCGACTTCCAGACTAATGCTGTCAGGGTGCTGGAACATCTGAAGGAGGAGAAGTCTGATCTTGGGCCGGAAATGAGCTCCAGGTTGGCACAAGAAGTGAGTTCACTgaggacggagacacagagCAGAGTTGGGACTCTGAAAACCGAGCTTGCTGCTCTGCTAGAAACTGCAATTCCTCACAAGAGTGAAGTTGCAGCCAGTCTAGAGCTTTTCTGCCAGAATGCAGCCCTGCAGGGCCAAGTCTTTCAGGCCCGAATGGCGAAGCTATTTCTGggtctggaggaggagctggacgtCCACAGAGCCGCCAGTttgtctccctcttcttcttcctccataCAGCAAGGCAGCTTTTTGCAGGAAGATTTCTCAGTTAAACTCTCTGCTCTGATCCAAGACATTCTGCACTCAGTGTAG